The following coding sequences are from one Arcobacter sp. CECT 8986 window:
- the infB gene encoding translation initiation factor IF-2 produces MSDKVRVYEIADEAGANSNEVISKAKEMGIELKSPQSAVSLEQAEEIVNYMMSRANSNKSNNSSSKSKKSVSPKEKKQEKPAENKEEKQTKKKEEVKSEEKTAQKTEVKEEKQDKSSAEDTNKPVNTQKTENVNNNRIIPKRRGLKIVKKKKPSNEHKIEDEIKSGISEDPSKNKMKSLSEILGGSSESEEKVSTQTTVKPKVKKEKKKVPPKAHTHGKKLELDKEFADSDDSLLGEEVVLLDMGVSDESKLFEDQKNNNNNNNSQKQTRSSKPAAFGNRPQGLKRKKRKKRIKRVEEVKEITEVTIPEDIRVYEFAEACGKSPAEVITVLFGLGMMVTKNDFLKQDELEILGEEFGIEVTVKDALEDANYVEDYQEEEIDESNFVTRPPVVTIMGHVDHGKTSLLDKIRSSKTAAGEAGGITQHIAAYTIKQNNQKITFVDTPGHAAFSAMRARGASVTDIVIIVVAADDGVKQQTEEVISHAKAAGGPIIVAVNKMDKEGANIDMVKAQMAERDMTPVDWGGDIEFIPVSAKTGEGIDDLLENILLQSEILELAADPEAKAKATVVEASLEKGRGPVATVIVQNGTLRVGDNIVCDTTYGRVKAITNDLGKQVKELGLSETGRVLGLNEVPVSGTVMVAQDSDKEAKEIATTRAEHARAKELSKSTKVSLEEMSGLIAEGKIKQLPVILKADVSGSLEAIKTSLEDIHNDEVKVKVIHAGVGGITESDLILASASEGCIVLGFNVRPTGAVKSKAKADGITINTYSIIYDLIDDIKDALSGMMSAIIREENTGQAEVRDTFVVPKVGTVAGCLVTDGKVIRGGHARIIRDGVVTYTGKISSLKRFKDDVKEVSNGYECGVMFEKFNDIKVGDFIETFIQIEEKAHIDD; encoded by the coding sequence ATGTCAGATAAAGTAAGAGTATATGAAATTGCAGATGAGGCGGGAGCTAATAGTAACGAAGTTATAAGCAAAGCCAAAGAAATGGGAATAGAATTAAAATCACCTCAAAGTGCAGTATCATTAGAGCAAGCAGAAGAGATTGTAAATTATATGATGAGTAGAGCAAACTCAAATAAAAGCAATAACTCTTCTTCTAAAAGTAAAAAAAGTGTTTCTCCAAAAGAAAAAAAACAAGAGAAACCAGCTGAAAATAAAGAAGAAAAACAGACTAAGAAAAAAGAAGAAGTTAAATCTGAAGAAAAAACTGCACAAAAAACTGAAGTGAAAGAAGAAAAACAAGATAAATCATCTGCAGAAGATACAAATAAGCCTGTTAATACTCAAAAAACTGAAAATGTAAATAACAATAGAATTATCCCTAAAAGAAGAGGATTAAAAATTGTTAAAAAGAAAAAACCTTCTAATGAGCATAAAATAGAAGATGAGATTAAAAGTGGTATAAGCGAAGACCCTTCAAAAAATAAAATGAAATCTCTTAGTGAAATTCTTGGTGGAAGTAGTGAATCAGAAGAGAAAGTATCTACACAAACTACTGTAAAACCAAAAGTTAAAAAAGAGAAGAAAAAAGTTCCTCCTAAAGCTCATACTCATGGAAAAAAACTTGAACTAGATAAAGAGTTTGCTGATAGTGATGATTCATTATTAGGTGAAGAAGTTGTTTTACTTGATATGGGTGTATCTGATGAATCAAAATTATTTGAAGATCAAAAAAATAACAATAACAACAATAATTCACAAAAACAAACTAGAAGTTCTAAACCAGCAGCATTTGGTAATAGACCACAAGGTTTAAAAAGAAAGAAAAGAAAGAAAAGAATTAAAAGAGTTGAAGAAGTAAAAGAGATTACTGAAGTTACAATTCCTGAAGATATTAGAGTTTATGAATTTGCAGAAGCTTGTGGTAAATCACCAGCTGAAGTAATTACTGTACTTTTTGGTTTAGGAATGATGGTTACTAAAAATGACTTTTTAAAACAAGATGAATTAGAAATACTTGGTGAAGAGTTTGGAATTGAAGTAACAGTTAAAGATGCTCTAGAAGATGCAAACTATGTTGAAGATTATCAAGAAGAAGAAATTGATGAGTCAAATTTTGTTACTAGACCTCCAGTTGTAACAATTATGGGACACGTTGACCATGGTAAAACTTCATTATTAGATAAAATTAGAAGTTCTAAAACAGCAGCAGGTGAAGCTGGTGGTATTACTCAACATATTGCAGCATATACAATTAAACAAAATAATCAAAAGATTACTTTTGTAGATACTCCAGGTCACGCAGCATTCTCAGCAATGAGAGCAAGAGGTGCAAGTGTAACTGATATTGTTATTATTGTTGTTGCAGCAGATGATGGTGTAAAACAACAAACAGAAGAAGTTATTTCACATGCAAAAGCAGCTGGTGGACCTATTATTGTTGCAGTTAACAAAATGGATAAAGAGGGTGCTAACATTGATATGGTTAAAGCACAAATGGCTGAAAGAGATATGACTCCTGTTGATTGGGGTGGAGATATTGAGTTTATTCCAGTTTCTGCTAAAACTGGTGAAGGAATTGATGATTTATTAGAAAATATTCTTTTACAATCTGAAATTTTAGAACTTGCAGCTGACCCTGAAGCTAAAGCAAAAGCAACAGTTGTTGAAGCATCTTTAGAAAAAGGTAGAGGACCAGTAGCAACTGTTATTGTTCAAAATGGTACATTAAGAGTTGGTGATAATATTGTTTGTGATACTACTTATGGTAGAGTAAAAGCAATTACAAATGATTTAGGAAAACAAGTAAAAGAACTTGGTCTTTCTGAAACTGGTAGAGTTCTTGGTTTAAATGAAGTTCCTGTATCTGGTACAGTTATGGTTGCTCAAGATTCTGATAAAGAAGCTAAAGAGATTGCAACTACAAGAGCAGAACATGCAAGAGCTAAAGAACTTTCTAAATCAACAAAAGTTTCTCTTGAAGAGATGAGTGGACTTATTGCTGAAGGTAAAATCAAACAACTTCCAGTAATCTTAAAAGCTGATGTTTCTGGTTCTTTAGAAGCTATTAAAACAAGTTTAGAAGATATTCACAATGATGAAGTAAAAGTTAAAGTAATCCATGCAGGTGTTGGTGGAATTACTGAATCTGACTTAATTTTAGCAAGTGCTAGTGAGGGTTGTATTGTTCTTGGATTTAATGTAAGACCAACTGGTGCTGTTAAAAGTAAAGCAAAAGCTGATGGTATTACAATTAATACTTATTCAATTATTTATGATTTAATTGATGATATTAAAGATGCACTTTCAGGTATGATGAGTGCAATTATTAGAGAAGAAAATACAGGTCAAGCAGAAGTTAGAGATACATTTGTTGTACCTAAAGTTGGAACTGTTGCTGGATGTTTAGTAACTGATGGTAAAGTTATTAGAGGTGGTCATGCAAGAATTATTAGAGATGGAGTTGTTACTTATACTGGTAAAATCTCAAGTCTTAAAAGATTTAAAGATGATGTTAAAGAAGTATCTAATGGTTATGAGTGTGGTGTTATGTTTGAAAAATTCAATGATATTAAAGTTGGAGATTTCATAGAAACATTCATTCAAATTGAAGAAAAAGCACATATAGACGACTAA
- the plsY gene encoding glycerol-3-phosphate 1-O-acyltransferase PlsY — protein MDFLTNSNVLFYILAYLVGSIPFGLILAKLFANVNVKESGSGSIGATNVLRVVKQTNPKLAKKLGIATVLLDALKGTVVLIVAMMFNAPAETLWAIAVLSVLGHCYSIYLSLEGGKGVATGLGVFIVLIPIPTLIGAIVWGFCAKVLKVSSLSSLLGLTGVILSALIFNNGLEVGSNAPMYIIAFIIYYKHIPNIIRLIKGQEKKVI, from the coding sequence ATGGATTTTCTTACAAATTCAAATGTTCTATTTTATATCCTTGCATATTTAGTTGGGTCAATTCCATTTGGATTAATTCTTGCTAAATTATTTGCAAATGTAAATGTAAAAGAATCAGGAAGTGGTTCTATTGGCGCAACAAATGTATTAAGAGTAGTTAAACAAACTAACCCAAAATTAGCTAAAAAACTTGGAATTGCAACAGTTTTACTAGATGCTTTAAAAGGTACAGTTGTTTTAATAGTTGCGATGATGTTTAATGCACCTGCTGAAACACTTTGGGCTATTGCAGTACTTAGTGTACTTGGTCACTGTTATTCAATATATCTAAGCTTAGAGGGAGGAAAAGGTGTTGCAACTGGACTTGGAGTATTTATTGTACTTATTCCTATTCCAACTTTAATTGGTGCAATTGTTTGGGGATTTTGTGCAAAAGTATTAAAAGTATCTTCACTATCTTCACTATTAGGATTGACAGGTGTAATTTTAAGTGCACTTATATTTAATAATGGTCTAGAAGTTGGAAGTAATGCTCCTATGTATATTATCGCTTTTATTATTTATTATAAACATATTCCAAATATTATTAGATTAATTAAAGGACAAGAAAAAAAAGTTATCTAA
- the thrB gene encoding homoserine kinase: MKVSVPATSANMGPGFDTLGIALQIKNQVVIKPSKFHSVSLKGEGSNNPALKDNNMFISIFNDFYHNLSNKRRNFRFEFYNEIPMSRGLGSSSAVIVSAISSAYAIEGVELSKKKLLNLALAYENHPDNITPAVMGGFNVATVQDNEVNFIKKDMPRNLKAIVVIPNRPISTNMSRKTLPYKYSKDDAVFNLSHASLLTAAFMSENWEMLRTASLDKFHQKYRMKQMPELFEVQKVSLKAGSLMSTLSGSGSTFFSIAYAEDSKKIERELRTRFPHFKIFTTDFDNYGVRVEK; this comes from the coding sequence GTGAAAGTAAGCGTACCAGCTACAAGTGCAAATATGGGGCCTGGGTTTGATACTTTAGGAATTGCCCTTCAAATAAAAAATCAAGTTGTGATTAAACCTTCAAAATTTCATAGTGTATCTTTGAAAGGTGAGGGATCAAATAATCCTGCATTAAAAGATAACAATATGTTTATCTCAATTTTTAATGATTTTTATCACAACTTATCAAATAAAAGAAGAAACTTTAGATTTGAATTTTATAATGAAATTCCAATGTCAAGAGGATTAGGAAGTTCATCGGCGGTAATTGTTAGTGCTATATCATCTGCATATGCTATTGAGGGTGTAGAGTTATCAAAGAAAAAACTACTAAATTTAGCATTAGCATATGAGAATCATCCAGATAATATAACTCCAGCAGTTATGGGTGGATTTAATGTTGCAACAGTTCAAGATAATGAAGTAAATTTCATTAAAAAAGATATGCCAAGAAATTTAAAAGCAATTGTTGTTATTCCAAATAGACCAATTTCAACAAATATGTCTAGAAAGACTTTACCTTATAAATACTCAAAAGATGATGCTGTATTTAATCTATCTCATGCATCATTATTAACAGCTGCATTTATGAGTGAAAATTGGGAGATGTTAAGAACTGCATCTTTAGATAAATTTCATCAAAAATACAGAATGAAACAGATGCCAGAACTATTTGAAGTTCAAAAAGTATCTTTAAAAGCAGGTTCTTTAATGAGTACTTTATCAGGTTCTGGTTCTACTTTTTTCTCAATTGCATATGCTGAAGATAGTAAAAAAATTGAGAGAGAATTAAGAACAAGATTCCCTCATTTTAAAATATTTACAACAGATTTTGATAACTATGGTGTAAGAGTAGAAAAGTAA
- a CDS encoding DUF448 domain-containing protein — protein MADLKRPLRMCIVCRARLEKKELLRLKCEDKKLIKYDNKGRSFYLCYSCTNHLNDGKLNSKENKKIQKALCFQCKNKDEYLVQLKEILTDVR, from the coding sequence TTGGCTGATTTAAAAAGACCTTTACGGATGTGTATAGTTTGTAGGGCACGATTAGAAAAAAAAGAGCTATTAAGACTTAAATGTGAAGATAAAAAGCTTATAAAATATGATAACAAAGGTAGAAGTTTCTATCTATGTTATTCATGTACAAATCACTTAAATGATGGTAAACTTAATAGCAAAGAAAATAAAAAAATACAAAAAGCATTATGCTTTCAATGTAAAAATAAAGACGAGTACTTAGTACAACTTAAGGAGATATTAACAGATGTCAGATAA
- the nadC gene encoding carboxylating nicotinate-nucleotide diphosphorylase gives MINIKKFVKNAIIEDNGRGDLFFDVAPKGRFTARVISKDDGIIAGVKYAKILARTEKFDCKFLKKDGESVKKGEVIAELEGKASVLLSSERTFLNLLQHASGIATVANTYAQKIKDYDVVLLDTRKTRPQLRDFEKYASRVGGAINHRLGLDDCLMLKDTHLKTIDNLKEFILKARKRISWVTKIEIECETMSQVQTAMDAGADIIMCDNMEIEQIEEVVKFRDENYPHILLEASGNINLETIEIYAKTGVDAISSGSIIHQATWLDFSMKFD, from the coding sequence ATGATTAATATTAAAAAATTTGTGAAAAATGCTATCATTGAAGATAATGGTAGAGGGGATTTGTTTTTTGATGTTGCACCAAAAGGAAGATTTACAGCAAGAGTTATATCAAAAGATGATGGAATTATTGCTGGTGTTAAATATGCAAAAATATTAGCAAGAACTGAAAAGTTTGATTGTAAATTTTTGAAAAAAGATGGTGAGAGTGTTAAAAAAGGTGAAGTGATTGCTGAGTTAGAAGGAAAAGCTTCTGTTTTATTATCAAGTGAAAGAACATTTTTAAATCTACTTCAACATGCAAGTGGAATTGCAACTGTTGCAAATACATACGCTCAAAAAATAAAAGATTATGATGTTGTTTTATTAGATACTAGAAAAACAAGACCTCAATTAAGAGATTTTGAAAAGTATGCAAGTAGAGTAGGTGGAGCAATTAATCATAGATTAGGACTTGATGATTGTTTGATGTTAAAAGATACTCACTTAAAAACAATAGATAACTTAAAAGAGTTTATTTTAAAAGCAAGAAAAAGAATTTCGTGGGTTACAAAAATAGAAATTGAGTGTGAAACAATGTCACAAGTTCAAACAGCAATGGATGCAGGTGCAGATATAATTATGTGCGATAATATGGAAATTGAACAAATAGAAGAAGTTGTGAAGTTTAGAGATGAAAATTATCCTCATATATTACTTGAAGCAAGTGGAAATATTAATTTAGAAACAATTGAAATCTATGCAAAAACAGGTGTAGATGCAATTAGTAGTGGAAGTATTATACATCAGGCTACATGGCTTGATTTTTCAATGAAGTTTGATTAG
- a CDS encoding M23 family metallopeptidase, producing the protein MRRNSSNSLVKFLIIIILIAIVGVVGFIYLSPQFEQNKPEIKFTDKKEFWNLKDSLNMNISDESGIKYYKVTYKDDKNETVLEDKVLDDAKKSINLEIKAPKLDMFFKGKNVSIIVEAVDKSKWNFFEGNSIKKEFKIKIDKQSPVANVIGNSFAIRRGGSAVVVVQVKDENLQDAYISFNNEERFELIPFYKKDFYIALIAWPVTIEKFDRVNLVAIDKANNKTFTKVPLYIRPLKIKNENISISSSFVNNISKNVLEKSGLDVPTTVKDIFVKENRTLRKMNTDIIKEITRKFMDKEKIDNFYIRAFKRLSGSKTVAGYADRRHYYYENEKIDQAWHLGMDWASIKHATIKASNGGKVIFNDFLGIYGNTIIVDHKLGLQTLYAHTSKSNVTVGENIKANSIIANTGSTGAVFGDHLHFGVLVQGIEVNPLEWMDRNWIRTRITNVITEAKKVINSK; encoded by the coding sequence TTGAGACGAAATAGTAGTAATAGTTTAGTAAAATTTTTAATAATTATAATTTTAATAGCAATAGTTGGTGTAGTTGGTTTTATTTATTTATCTCCTCAATTTGAACAAAATAAACCAGAAATAAAATTTACAGATAAAAAAGAGTTCTGGAATCTAAAAGATTCACTTAATATGAATATTAGTGATGAGAGTGGAATAAAATATTATAAAGTTACATATAAAGATGATAAAAATGAGACTGTTTTAGAAGATAAAGTTTTAGATGATGCAAAAAAGAGTATAAATTTAGAGATAAAAGCTCCAAAACTTGATATGTTTTTCAAAGGTAAAAATGTATCAATTATAGTTGAAGCTGTTGATAAAAGTAAATGGAACTTTTTTGAAGGTAACTCAATTAAAAAAGAGTTCAAAATTAAAATTGATAAGCAATCACCAGTTGCAAATGTAATAGGAAACTCTTTTGCAATTAGAAGAGGTGGAAGTGCCGTTGTAGTTGTTCAAGTAAAAGATGAAAATTTACAAGATGCATATATTTCATTTAATAATGAAGAGAGATTTGAACTTATTCCTTTTTATAAAAAAGATTTTTATATTGCATTAATAGCTTGGCCTGTTACAATAGAAAAATTTGATAGAGTAAATTTAGTTGCAATTGATAAAGCAAATAATAAAACATTTACAAAAGTTCCTTTATATATAAGACCATTAAAAATTAAAAATGAAAATATTAGTATTTCAAGTAGTTTTGTAAATAATATAAGTAAAAATGTATTAGAAAAAAGTGGTTTAGATGTGCCAACAACTGTAAAAGATATTTTTGTAAAAGAGAATAGAACTTTAAGAAAAATGAATACAGATATTATAAAAGAGATTACAAGAAAATTTATGGATAAAGAAAAAATTGATAATTTCTATATTAGAGCATTTAAAAGATTAAGTGGCTCAAAAACAGTAGCTGGATATGCAGATAGAAGACACTATTATTATGAAAATGAGAAAATTGACCAAGCTTGGCACTTAGGAATGGACTGGGCAAGCATAAAACATGCTACAATTAAAGCATCAAATGGCGGTAAAGTAATATTTAATGACTTCTTAGGAATTTATGGTAATACAATTATTGTCGATCACAAATTGGGTTTACAGACTTTATATGCGCATACAAGTAAATCTAATGTAACAGTTGGGGAAAATATAAAAGCTAACAGTATTATTGCAAATACTGGAAGTACTGGGGCAGTTTTTGGTGATCATTTACACTTTGGGGTATTAGTTCAAGGAATTGAAGTAAATCCATTAGAGTGGATGGATAGAAACTGGATAAGAACAAGAATTACAAATGTTATAACAGAAGCTAAAAAGGTAATAAATAGTAAATGA
- the nadA gene encoding quinolinate synthase NadA, translating into MNLKEEILKLKEKLDVTVVAHFYQKDEVFELADIVGDSLELAKKSMETSSKYILFCGVGFMGEGVKILSPQKRVLMPKIACCAMARMIDGDYYDESIVKLNEAGIKSEDILPITYINSSAAVKARVGKMGGLVCTSSNAYKIIEKGLESGKKILFVPDRCLGQNFAKQMNLKSAVIGDGTDLKQADIICYNGFCSVHQQFSVEDVEFYKEKYDDILIASHPECDPSVCDASDFVGSTSQLIKFIKELPAEQKVAVGTEFNMVNRLREKNTFILSSTKPECPTMNETTLEDLYKTLKLIENEQDAPYECEILVDEEEAKWARTALQRMFEI; encoded by the coding sequence TTGAATTTAAAAGAAGAGATTTTAAAACTAAAAGAAAAACTTGATGTAACAGTTGTTGCTCATTTTTATCAAAAAGATGAAGTTTTCGAACTTGCAGATATTGTTGGAGATTCTTTAGAATTAGCAAAAAAATCAATGGAAACATCTTCTAAATATATTCTATTCTGTGGTGTAGGATTTATGGGAGAGGGTGTAAAAATTTTAAGTCCTCAAAAAAGAGTTTTAATGCCAAAAATTGCATGTTGTGCAATGGCTAGAATGATTGATGGTGATTATTATGATGAAAGTATTGTAAAATTAAATGAAGCTGGAATAAAAAGTGAAGATATTTTGCCAATCACTTATATCAACTCAAGTGCAGCTGTAAAAGCAAGAGTTGGAAAAATGGGTGGACTTGTTTGTACATCATCAAATGCTTATAAAATTATTGAAAAAGGTTTAGAATCTGGTAAAAAGATTTTATTTGTGCCTGATAGATGTTTAGGTCAAAACTTTGCAAAACAGATGAATTTAAAATCAGCAGTAATAGGTGATGGAACAGATTTAAAACAAGCAGATATTATATGTTATAACGGTTTTTGCTCTGTGCACCAACAATTTAGTGTTGAAGATGTTGAATTTTATAAAGAGAAATATGATGATATTTTAATAGCTTCTCATCCTGAGTGTGACCCAAGTGTTTGTGATGCTTCTGATTTTGTTGGTTCAACTTCTCAACTTATAAAATTTATAAAAGAGTTGCCAGCTGAACAAAAAGTAGCAGTTGGAACAGAATTTAATATGGTTAATAGATTAAGAGAGAAAAATACTTTTATATTAAGCTCGACTAAACCTGAGTGTCCTACAATGAATGAGACAACATTAGAGGATTTATATAAGACATTAAAACTTATAGAAAATGAACAAGATGCACCTTATGAGTGTGAAATTTTAGTTGATGAAGAAGAAGCAAAGTGGGCTAGAACTGCATTGCAAAGGATGTTTGAAATATGA
- a CDS encoding DHH family phosphoesterase, translating into MKKDFILDNKLDFSNYKEALELIEKSHYILIITHVNPDADTISSALALSNLLQENKIKHKVFNVSNDLPQNLDFINRFDKITDQLPKFYDLAISVDCGTEKRFGFELPSDIPLINIDHHSSNNGFGKVNIVDYQKSSTAEIVFDFFKFNGLYITKNSATALYTGIYDDSLRFSIGRCDEKTFEKANFLVKCGANPSLIAGKLLRRDSLAKYRIIPKILDSLELFKEGELAFIKAEPIWLKQTGAHLRDCEDALDMIMSISIVKIAVFLRVSNNQVRLSIRSKGNIDVSKIASKFGGGGHTNAAGCSLETTNLEEAKNMVLKEVLETK; encoded by the coding sequence ATGAAGAAAGATTTTATATTGGATAATAAGTTAGACTTTTCTAATTATAAAGAGGCATTAGAATTAATAGAAAAGAGTCATTATATTTTGATTATTACTCATGTAAATCCTGATGCAGATACAATTTCTTCAGCTCTTGCTCTTTCAAATTTATTACAAGAAAATAAAATAAAGCATAAAGTTTTTAATGTAAGTAATGACTTGCCTCAAAACTTAGATTTTATTAATAGATTTGACAAAATCACTGATCAATTACCTAAATTTTATGATTTAGCAATTAGTGTTGATTGTGGTACAGAAAAAAGATTTGGATTTGAACTTCCATCTGATATTCCTTTGATAAATATAGACCATCATAGTTCAAATAATGGTTTTGGTAAAGTGAATATTGTAGATTATCAAAAAAGTTCAACAGCAGAGATAGTATTTGATTTTTTTAAATTCAATGGATTGTATATTACAAAAAATTCTGCAACTGCACTTTATACTGGTATATATGATGATAGTTTAAGATTTAGTATTGGAAGATGTGATGAAAAGACATTTGAAAAAGCTAATTTTTTAGTTAAGTGTGGAGCAAATCCTTCTTTAATTGCTGGTAAGTTATTAAGAAGAGACTCACTAGCAAAATATAGAATTATTCCTAAAATTCTTGATAGTTTAGAGTTATTTAAAGAGGGTGAACTTGCATTTATAAAAGCTGAACCAATTTGGTTAAAGCAAACTGGTGCACATTTAAGAGATTGTGAAGATGCTCTAGATATGATAATGAGTATTTCAATAGTTAAAATTGCAGTTTTCTTGAGAGTTTCAAACAATCAAGTAAGATTGTCAATTCGGTCAAAAGGTAATATTGATGTTTCTAAAATAGCTTCAAAATTTGGTGGTGGTGGCCACACAAATGCTGCAGGATGCTCTTTGGAAACAACAAATTTAGAAGAAGCAAAAAATATGGTATTAAAGGAAGTTCTTGAGACGAAATAG
- a CDS encoding dihydroneopterin aldolase produces MQIKIKNLTFKCIIGILPFEREKKQSVIINCKIKYNYKKNNFIDYSKITQDIENIMKKREFELIEDAILELRRHIFDTYKIKKLKLSICKPHIINNCEVSVSK; encoded by the coding sequence ATGCAAATAAAAATAAAAAATTTAACTTTTAAATGTATTATTGGAATATTACCATTTGAAAGAGAAAAAAAACAGAGTGTCATCATAAATTGCAAAATAAAATATAATTACAAAAAAAATAACTTCATAGATTATTCTAAAATAACGCAAGATATAGAGAATATAATGAAAAAAAGAGAATTTGAGCTAATAGAAGATGCAATTTTAGAACTTAGAAGACATATTTTTGACACTTATAAAATAAAAAAATTAAAACTATCTATCTGTAAACCCCATATAATCAATAATTGTGAAGTTTCAGTCTCAAAATAA
- the lpxC gene encoding UDP-3-O-acyl-N-acetylglucosamine deacetylase, whose product MKQRTIAKSVEIVGIGLHKGVPVKMRLEPLEEDMGIIFYRSDEGVTIPLKIENVVDTRMATVIGKDGVVISTVEHILSAIYAYGIDNLRIVVDNDEIPVLDGSSSGYCMLIDEAGIKELNASKKAIKIKKEVAITTEEGKKVALKPSNHIIYDFSIDFEHPVIGQQEFLFDYSIDEYKENISKARTFGFLHEVQYLRSMGLAQGASMENAIVLDNSKILNPDGLRYDNEFVRHKILDAVGDMSLLGYTLVGEYNAHKGSHHLNHLLTKKLYESADNYEIIDLEEADEESKVFEIAYARA is encoded by the coding sequence ATGAAACAAAGAACAATAGCAAAAAGTGTTGAAATTGTAGGAATAGGACTACACAAAGGGGTTCCTGTAAAAATGAGATTAGAACCTCTTGAAGAAGATATGGGAATTATCTTTTATAGAAGTGATGAAGGTGTTACTATTCCTTTAAAAATAGAAAATGTTGTAGATACAAGAATGGCTACTGTTATAGGTAAAGATGGAGTAGTTATTTCTACTGTTGAACATATATTATCTGCAATTTATGCATATGGTATTGATAATTTAAGAATTGTTGTAGATAACGATGAAATACCAGTTTTAGATGGTAGCTCTTCTGGTTATTGTATGCTAATTGATGAAGCAGGAATAAAAGAGTTAAATGCTTCAAAAAAAGCAATAAAAATAAAAAAAGAAGTAGCAATTACAACAGAAGAGGGTAAAAAAGTTGCATTAAAACCTTCAAATCATATTATTTATGATTTTTCTATTGATTTTGAACATCCAGTAATTGGACAACAAGAGTTTTTATTTGATTATTCTATTGATGAATATAAAGAGAATATTAGTAAAGCAAGAACTTTTGGTTTTTTACATGAAGTACAATATTTAAGAAGTATGGGATTAGCTCAAGGTGCATCAATGGAAAATGCAATTGTTTTAGATAATTCAAAAATATTAAATCCAGATGGCTTAAGATATGACAATGAATTTGTAAGACATAAAATACTTGATGCAGTTGGTGATATGTCTTTATTGGGTTATACTTTAGTTGGTGAGTATAATGCACATAAAGGAAGTCATCATCTAAATCATTTATTGACAAAAAAATTGTATGAGAGTGCAGATAATTATGAAATTATTGATTTAGAAGAAGCAGATGAAGAGTCTAAAGTATTTGAAATTGCATATGCAAGAGCATAA
- the rbfA gene encoding 30S ribosome-binding factor RbfA encodes MKSINLQRTESLLMELVPEALSTLKDSRINTLAITEIDCKNGKYDATVYYDGSDYTKQEKQVLNSLLSKASGHIKTYCLNATGWYKCPNFKFKADDTLEKSMKMEALFDQIKSKKQD; translated from the coding sequence ATGAAAAGTATTAATTTACAAAGAACAGAGTCTTTATTAATGGAATTAGTTCCAGAGGCTCTTTCTACTTTAAAAGATAGTAGAATAAACACTCTTGCAATTACAGAAATTGATTGTAAAAATGGTAAGTACGATGCTACTGTTTATTATGATGGAAGTGATTATACTAAACAAGAAAAGCAAGTATTAAACTCTTTACTAAGTAAAGCAAGTGGACATATAAAAACATACTGTTTAAATGCAACAGGATGGTATAAATGTCCAAATTTCAAATTTAAAGCAGATGATACGTTAGAAAAAAGTATGAAAATGGAAGCTTTATTTGATCAAATAAAATCAAAAAAACAGGATTAA